A DNA window from Setaria viridis chromosome 2, Setaria_viridis_v4.0, whole genome shotgun sequence contains the following coding sequences:
- the LOC117845061 gene encoding WAT1-related protein At5g64700 isoform X3, whose product MHIQMKSTKPYVVAIIIQVIYTGMFVILKAAFNQGFSTYVFNFYCQAAASVLLLPIAFLRERNTFCINLINVALRLTSATVQSAIGNSKPVITFCFALLLRMESVKLSNPYSIAKVTGVVICLAGVFVIAFYAGPALSPVNHHRAFHASQTSSNPMRRVTWIKGTFLKLLGDIIWCLWIIAQAALLKEFPNKMLVTVTQCVFSTVQSLVVAAVAERDSSRWKLGLDVSLLAIIYTGFIVTGVCNYLQVWCLEMKGPVFVNTWFPLCFVLTMFCSSFFLGEIVHLGSILGGILLIGGLYSVLWAKSKETVIEPCGDADMTFSAQDEIEERKSEENMKGREEHKEVSAYAV is encoded by the exons ATGCATATTCAAATGAAGAGCACGAAGCCTTACGTGGTAGCAATCATCATACAAGTCATCTATACCGGCATGTTCGTAATCCTCAAGGCAGCCTTCAACCAGGGGTTCAGTACCTATGTCTTCAATTTCTACTGCCAGGCAGCAGCATCTGTGTTGTTGCTGCCTATTGCATTTCTTCGTGAAAG AAATACATTTTGCATAAATCTGATAAATGTAGCACTGAGGTTGACATCAGCTACTGTGCAATCCGCGATAGGCAATTCCAAACCTGTCATCACTTTCTGCTTTGCCTTGCTATTAAG GATGGAGTCTGTAAAGCTAAGCAATCCATATAGCATAGCCAAGGTAACTGGTGTAGTGATATGCCTTGCTGGAGTTTTTGTGATCGCATTCTATGCTGGGCCGGCTTTAAGCCCTGTAAACCATCACCGTGCCTTCCATGCTAGTCAAACTTCCTCAAATCCCATGAGGAGGGTGACATGGATCAAAGGGACGTTTCTTAAGCTCCTCGGTGACATCATATGGTGTCTGTGGATCATCGCTCAG GCTGCGCTGTTGAAAGAGTTCCCAAACAAGATGCTTGTGACTGTAACACAGTGTGTTTTTAGCACAGTGCAGTCCTTAGTCGTGGCAGCTGTGGCCGAGAGGGACTCCTCAAGGTGGAAACTAGGGCTAGATGTCAGCTTGCTCGCCATCATATATACG GGATTCATAGTCACTGGGGTTTGCAACTACCTACAAGTGTGGTGCCTGGAGATGAAAGGCCCTGTCTTTGTCAATACCTGGTTCCCTCTCTGCTTTGTCTTGACAATGTTCTGCTCCTCATTCTTCCTTGGGGAGATTGTTCACCTGGGAAG CATTTTAGGTGGAATCCTTCTGATTGGAGGACTTTACAGTGTTCTGTGGGCTAAAAGTAAGGAAACAGTGATTGAACCATGCGGCGATGCGGATATGACATTTAGTGCACAAGATGAGATAGAAGAGAGGAAATCTGAGGAGAATATGAAGGGTAGGGAAGAGCACAAGGAAGTATCAGCATATGCTGTTTAA
- the LOC117845063 gene encoding WAT1-related protein At5g64700 isoform X1 has protein sequence MYVQMDTKKPYVVAILIQVIYTGMFVVLKATFNQGFNTFVFTFYCQAAASVLLVPIAFLRERKSVRSLSFGMLSKLFLCALIGNTFAINMLNVALRFTSATVQSAISNSKAVSTFCLALLLRMEVVNLKSPYGVAKVTGVVLCLAGVLVIAFFTGPPFSPVNHHRAFQTGRAYSSTGHAAWIKGTFLKLSGDLAWSLWIVFQAALLKEFPNKMLVTVIQCVFSTVQALVVAAVAERDITRWKLRPDISLLAIIYTGFVVSGLSYFLQVWCMEMKGPVFFAVWMPLGFIFTMFCSSFFLGEIIHLGSSILGGILLIGGLYSVLWAKSKETTIEPACSVESAQDSKEHMKPVGNQEKEQGRARGGNISI, from the exons ATGTATGTTCAGATGGACACCAAGAAACCTTATGTTGTAGCAATCCTCATACAAGTCATCTACACCGGTATGTTTGTCGTCCTGAAGGCGACCTTCAACCAGGGGTTTAATACCTTTGTCTTCACCTTCTACTGCCAGGCAGCAGCATCTGTTCTGCTGGTCCCTATTGCGTTTCTTCGTGAAAG GAAAAGTGTCCGTTCTTTGTCATTTGGGATGCTGTCGAAGCTTTTCTTATGTGCCTTAATCGG AAATACATTTGCGATAAATATGTTAAATGTAGCGCTGAGGTTCACATCAGCAACCGTGCAATCTGCAATAAGCAATTCCAAAGCTGTGTCCACCTTCTGCTTGGCCctactattaag GATGGAGGTGGTAAATCTGAAAAGCCCATACGGCGTGGCCAAGGTAACCGGCGTAGTGCTCTGCCTTGCAGGAGTTCTGGTCATCGCCTTCTTTACTGGGCCACCTTTCAGCCCTGTAAACCATCACCGTGCCTTCCAAACTGGTCGCGCTTACTCTTCTACAGGGCATGCGGCATGGATCAAAGGGACATTCCTCAAGCTCTCCGGCGACTTGGCATGGTCCCTGTGGATCGTCTTTCAG GCTGCGCTGCTGAAGGAGTTCCCAAACAAGATGCTAGTGACTGTGATACAGTGCGTTTTCAGCACGGTACAGGCGTTGGTTGTGGCAGCTGTGGCCGAGAGGGACATCACAAGGTGGAAGCTCAGGCCAGACATCAGCTTGCTCGCCATCATATACACA GGATTTGTAGTTTCCGGGTTATCCTACTTTTTGCAAGTATGGTGCATGGAGATGAAAGGTCCCGTCTTCTTCGCTGTATGGATGCCGCTCGGCTTTATCTTCACAATGTTctgttcttccttcttcttgggAGAGATTATCCACCTTGGAAG cagcatcttgggcggAATTCTTCTGATTGGAGGGCTTTACAGTGTGCTTTGGGCTAAAAGCAAGGAGACTACGATTGAACCAGCATGTAGTGTGGAAAGTGCTCAAGATAGTAAAGAGCATATGAAACCTGTGGGGAATCAGGAGAAGGAACAGGGAAGGGCACGAGGAGGAAACATCAGTATATGA
- the LOC117845061 gene encoding WAT1-related protein At5g64700 isoform X2, with protein sequence MSSISTARQQHLCCCCLLHFFVKGKQEKCEFYDVWAADEAFIMCLNWKYILHKSDKCSTEVDISYCAIRDRQFQTCHHFLLCLAIKVHNYHNTDLYKFPNIYSLVVNCMVCRMESVKLSNPYSIAKVTGVVICLAGVFVIAFYAGPALSPVNHHRAFHASQTSSNPMRRVTWIKGTFLKLLGDIIWCLWIIAQAALLKEFPNKMLVTVTQCVFSTVQSLVVAAVAERDSSRWKLGLDVSLLAIIYTGFIVTGVCNYLQVWCLEMKGPVFVNTWFPLCFVLTMFCSSFFLGEIVHLGSILGGILLIGGLYSVLWAKSKETVIEPCGDADMTFSAQDEIEERKSEENMKGREEHKEVSAYAV encoded by the exons ATGTCTTCAATTTCTACTGCCAGGCAGCAGCATCTGTGTTGTTGCTGCCTATTGCATTTCTTCGTGAAAGGTAAGCAG GAAAAATGTGAGTTCTATGACGTTTGGGCTGCTGATGAAGCTTTTATTATGTGCCTTAATTGG AAATACATTTTGCATAAATCTGATAAATGTAGCACTGAGGTTGACATCAGCTACTGTGCAATCCGCGATAGGCAATTCCAAACCTGTCATCACTTTCTGCTTTGCCTTGCTATTAAGGTACACAACTACCATAACACCGATTTATATAAATTCCCAAATATATATTCTTTGGTGGTTAATTGCATGGTGTGTAGGATGGAGTCTGTAAAGCTAAGCAATCCATATAGCATAGCCAAGGTAACTGGTGTAGTGATATGCCTTGCTGGAGTTTTTGTGATCGCATTCTATGCTGGGCCGGCTTTAAGCCCTGTAAACCATCACCGTGCCTTCCATGCTAGTCAAACTTCCTCAAATCCCATGAGGAGGGTGACATGGATCAAAGGGACGTTTCTTAAGCTCCTCGGTGACATCATATGGTGTCTGTGGATCATCGCTCAG GCTGCGCTGTTGAAAGAGTTCCCAAACAAGATGCTTGTGACTGTAACACAGTGTGTTTTTAGCACAGTGCAGTCCTTAGTCGTGGCAGCTGTGGCCGAGAGGGACTCCTCAAGGTGGAAACTAGGGCTAGATGTCAGCTTGCTCGCCATCATATATACG GGATTCATAGTCACTGGGGTTTGCAACTACCTACAAGTGTGGTGCCTGGAGATGAAAGGCCCTGTCTTTGTCAATACCTGGTTCCCTCTCTGCTTTGTCTTGACAATGTTCTGCTCCTCATTCTTCCTTGGGGAGATTGTTCACCTGGGAAG CATTTTAGGTGGAATCCTTCTGATTGGAGGACTTTACAGTGTTCTGTGGGCTAAAAGTAAGGAAACAGTGATTGAACCATGCGGCGATGCGGATATGACATTTAGTGCACAAGATGAGATAGAAGAGAGGAAATCTGAGGAGAATATGAAGGGTAGGGAAGAGCACAAGGAAGTATCAGCATATGCTGTTTAA
- the LOC117845061 gene encoding WAT1-related protein At5g64700 isoform X5, with product MTFGLLMKLLLCALIGNTFCINLINVALRLTSATVQSAIGNSKPVITFCFALLLRMESVKLSNPYSIAKVTGVVICLAGVFVIAFYAGPALSPVNHHRAFHASQTSSNPMRRVTWIKGTFLKLLGDIIWCLWIIAQAALLKEFPNKMLVTVTQCVFSTVQSLVVAAVAERDSSRWKLGLDVSLLAIIYTGFIVTGVCNYLQVWCLEMKGPVFVNTWFPLCFVLTMFCSSFFLGEIVHLGSILGGILLIGGLYSVLWAKSKETVIEPCGDADMTFSAQDEIEERKSEENMKGREEHKEVSAYAV from the exons ATGACGTTTGGGCTGCTGATGAAGCTTTTATTATGTGCCTTAATTGG AAATACATTTTGCATAAATCTGATAAATGTAGCACTGAGGTTGACATCAGCTACTGTGCAATCCGCGATAGGCAATTCCAAACCTGTCATCACTTTCTGCTTTGCCTTGCTATTAAG GATGGAGTCTGTAAAGCTAAGCAATCCATATAGCATAGCCAAGGTAACTGGTGTAGTGATATGCCTTGCTGGAGTTTTTGTGATCGCATTCTATGCTGGGCCGGCTTTAAGCCCTGTAAACCATCACCGTGCCTTCCATGCTAGTCAAACTTCCTCAAATCCCATGAGGAGGGTGACATGGATCAAAGGGACGTTTCTTAAGCTCCTCGGTGACATCATATGGTGTCTGTGGATCATCGCTCAG GCTGCGCTGTTGAAAGAGTTCCCAAACAAGATGCTTGTGACTGTAACACAGTGTGTTTTTAGCACAGTGCAGTCCTTAGTCGTGGCAGCTGTGGCCGAGAGGGACTCCTCAAGGTGGAAACTAGGGCTAGATGTCAGCTTGCTCGCCATCATATATACG GGATTCATAGTCACTGGGGTTTGCAACTACCTACAAGTGTGGTGCCTGGAGATGAAAGGCCCTGTCTTTGTCAATACCTGGTTCCCTCTCTGCTTTGTCTTGACAATGTTCTGCTCCTCATTCTTCCTTGGGGAGATTGTTCACCTGGGAAG CATTTTAGGTGGAATCCTTCTGATTGGAGGACTTTACAGTGTTCTGTGGGCTAAAAGTAAGGAAACAGTGATTGAACCATGCGGCGATGCGGATATGACATTTAGTGCACAAGATGAGATAGAAGAGAGGAAATCTGAGGAGAATATGAAGGGTAGGGAAGAGCACAAGGAAGTATCAGCATATGCTGTTTAA
- the LOC117845063 gene encoding WAT1-related protein At5g64700 isoform X2: MYVQMDTKKPYVVAILIQVIYTGMFVVLKATFNQGFNTFVFTFYCQAAASVLLVPIAFLRERKSVRSLSFGMLSKLFLCALIGNTFAINMLNVALRFTSATVQSAISNSKAVSTFCLALLLRMEVVNLKSPYGVAKVTGVVLCLAGVLVIAFFTGPPFSPVNHHRAFQTGRAYSSTGHAAWIKGTFLKLSGDLAWSLWIVFQAALLKEFPNKMLVTVIQCVFSTVQALVVAAVAERDITRWKLRPDISLLAIIYTGFVVSGLSYFLQVWCMEMKGPVFFAVWMPLGFIFTMFCSSFFLGEIIHLGSILGGILLIGGLYSVLWAKSKETTIEPACSVESAQDSKEHMKPVGNQEKEQGRARGGNISI, from the exons ATGTATGTTCAGATGGACACCAAGAAACCTTATGTTGTAGCAATCCTCATACAAGTCATCTACACCGGTATGTTTGTCGTCCTGAAGGCGACCTTCAACCAGGGGTTTAATACCTTTGTCTTCACCTTCTACTGCCAGGCAGCAGCATCTGTTCTGCTGGTCCCTATTGCGTTTCTTCGTGAAAG GAAAAGTGTCCGTTCTTTGTCATTTGGGATGCTGTCGAAGCTTTTCTTATGTGCCTTAATCGG AAATACATTTGCGATAAATATGTTAAATGTAGCGCTGAGGTTCACATCAGCAACCGTGCAATCTGCAATAAGCAATTCCAAAGCTGTGTCCACCTTCTGCTTGGCCctactattaag GATGGAGGTGGTAAATCTGAAAAGCCCATACGGCGTGGCCAAGGTAACCGGCGTAGTGCTCTGCCTTGCAGGAGTTCTGGTCATCGCCTTCTTTACTGGGCCACCTTTCAGCCCTGTAAACCATCACCGTGCCTTCCAAACTGGTCGCGCTTACTCTTCTACAGGGCATGCGGCATGGATCAAAGGGACATTCCTCAAGCTCTCCGGCGACTTGGCATGGTCCCTGTGGATCGTCTTTCAG GCTGCGCTGCTGAAGGAGTTCCCAAACAAGATGCTAGTGACTGTGATACAGTGCGTTTTCAGCACGGTACAGGCGTTGGTTGTGGCAGCTGTGGCCGAGAGGGACATCACAAGGTGGAAGCTCAGGCCAGACATCAGCTTGCTCGCCATCATATACACA GGATTTGTAGTTTCCGGGTTATCCTACTTTTTGCAAGTATGGTGCATGGAGATGAAAGGTCCCGTCTTCTTCGCTGTATGGATGCCGCTCGGCTTTATCTTCACAATGTTctgttcttccttcttcttgggAGAGATTATCCACCTTGGAAG catcttgggcggAATTCTTCTGATTGGAGGGCTTTACAGTGTGCTTTGGGCTAAAAGCAAGGAGACTACGATTGAACCAGCATGTAGTGTGGAAAGTGCTCAAGATAGTAAAGAGCATATGAAACCTGTGGGGAATCAGGAGAAGGAACAGGGAAGGGCACGAGGAGGAAACATCAGTATATGA
- the LOC117845061 gene encoding WAT1-related protein At5g64700 isoform X4, with product MHIQMKSTKPYVVAIIIQVIYTGMFVILKAAFNQGFSTYVFNFYCQAAASVLLLPIAFLRERKNVSSMTFGLLMKLLLCALIGNTFCINLINVALRLTSATVQSAIGNSKPVITFCFALLLRMESVKLSNPYSIAKVTGVVICLAGVFVIAFYAGPALSPVNHHRAFHASQTSSNPMRRVTWIKGTFLKLLGDIIWCLWIIAQAALLKEFPNKMLVTVTQCVFSTVQSLVVAAVAERDSSRWKLGLDVSLLAIIYTGFIVTGVCNYLQVWCLEMKGPVFVNTWFPLCFVLTMFCSSFFLGEIVHLGRWNPSDWRTLQCSVG from the exons ATGCATATTCAAATGAAGAGCACGAAGCCTTACGTGGTAGCAATCATCATACAAGTCATCTATACCGGCATGTTCGTAATCCTCAAGGCAGCCTTCAACCAGGGGTTCAGTACCTATGTCTTCAATTTCTACTGCCAGGCAGCAGCATCTGTGTTGTTGCTGCCTATTGCATTTCTTCGTGAAAG GAAAAATGTGAGTTCTATGACGTTTGGGCTGCTGATGAAGCTTTTATTATGTGCCTTAATTGG AAATACATTTTGCATAAATCTGATAAATGTAGCACTGAGGTTGACATCAGCTACTGTGCAATCCGCGATAGGCAATTCCAAACCTGTCATCACTTTCTGCTTTGCCTTGCTATTAAG GATGGAGTCTGTAAAGCTAAGCAATCCATATAGCATAGCCAAGGTAACTGGTGTAGTGATATGCCTTGCTGGAGTTTTTGTGATCGCATTCTATGCTGGGCCGGCTTTAAGCCCTGTAAACCATCACCGTGCCTTCCATGCTAGTCAAACTTCCTCAAATCCCATGAGGAGGGTGACATGGATCAAAGGGACGTTTCTTAAGCTCCTCGGTGACATCATATGGTGTCTGTGGATCATCGCTCAG GCTGCGCTGTTGAAAGAGTTCCCAAACAAGATGCTTGTGACTGTAACACAGTGTGTTTTTAGCACAGTGCAGTCCTTAGTCGTGGCAGCTGTGGCCGAGAGGGACTCCTCAAGGTGGAAACTAGGGCTAGATGTCAGCTTGCTCGCCATCATATATACG GGATTCATAGTCACTGGGGTTTGCAACTACCTACAAGTGTGGTGCCTGGAGATGAAAGGCCCTGTCTTTGTCAATACCTGGTTCCCTCTCTGCTTTGTCTTGACAATGTTCTGCTCCTCATTCTTCCTTGGGGAGATTGTTCACCTGGGAAG GTGGAATCCTTCTGATTGGAGGACTTTACAGTGTTCTGTGGGCTAA
- the LOC140221826 gene encoding uncharacterized protein yields MPITGGSTLEFENKRQKRDYFRQVNTISLNGSPVKPEWTHMPITFTKKDFTLKTVSHNDAMVIQTIIANWKIGKVLVDTGSSTDIIFTNTFREMKINPHLLEPVEVPLLGFDGRLVKALGKISLPVSFGNLDNARTEHITFDVVEMCYPYFAILG; encoded by the coding sequence ATGCCAATCACTGGTGGATCCACCCTCGAGTTTGAAAACAAAAGGCAGAAGCGAGACTACTTCAGGCAAGTAAACACCATCAGCCTCAATGGCTCCCCAGTGAAGCCAGAATGGACGCACATGCCAATCACCTTCACAAAGAAGGATTTCACATTGAAAACAGTCTCGCATAACGATGCGATGGTGATACAGACAATTATTGCAAATTGGAAGATAGGGAAAGTCTTGGTTGATACAGGCAGCTCTACAGATATCATATTCACCAATACCTTCAGAGAGATGAAGATTAACCCTCACCTCCTCGAGCCAGTCGAAGTCCCATTGCTTGGTTTTGATGGTAGACTAGTTAAAGCTCTTGGAAAAATTTCCCTGCCAGTGTCGTTTGGAAACCTCGACAACGCGAGAACAGAGCACATCACTTTCGATGTGGTCGAAATGTGCTACCCCTACTTTGCCATCCTCGGGTGA
- the LOC117845061 gene encoding WAT1-related protein At5g64700 isoform X1 has translation MHIQMKSTKPYVVAIIIQVIYTGMFVILKAAFNQGFSTYVFNFYCQAAASVLLLPIAFLRERKNVSSMTFGLLMKLLLCALIGNTFCINLINVALRLTSATVQSAIGNSKPVITFCFALLLRMESVKLSNPYSIAKVTGVVICLAGVFVIAFYAGPALSPVNHHRAFHASQTSSNPMRRVTWIKGTFLKLLGDIIWCLWIIAQAALLKEFPNKMLVTVTQCVFSTVQSLVVAAVAERDSSRWKLGLDVSLLAIIYTGFIVTGVCNYLQVWCLEMKGPVFVNTWFPLCFVLTMFCSSFFLGEIVHLGSILGGILLIGGLYSVLWAKSKETVIEPCGDADMTFSAQDEIEERKSEENMKGREEHKEVSAYAV, from the exons ATGCATATTCAAATGAAGAGCACGAAGCCTTACGTGGTAGCAATCATCATACAAGTCATCTATACCGGCATGTTCGTAATCCTCAAGGCAGCCTTCAACCAGGGGTTCAGTACCTATGTCTTCAATTTCTACTGCCAGGCAGCAGCATCTGTGTTGTTGCTGCCTATTGCATTTCTTCGTGAAAG GAAAAATGTGAGTTCTATGACGTTTGGGCTGCTGATGAAGCTTTTATTATGTGCCTTAATTGG AAATACATTTTGCATAAATCTGATAAATGTAGCACTGAGGTTGACATCAGCTACTGTGCAATCCGCGATAGGCAATTCCAAACCTGTCATCACTTTCTGCTTTGCCTTGCTATTAAG GATGGAGTCTGTAAAGCTAAGCAATCCATATAGCATAGCCAAGGTAACTGGTGTAGTGATATGCCTTGCTGGAGTTTTTGTGATCGCATTCTATGCTGGGCCGGCTTTAAGCCCTGTAAACCATCACCGTGCCTTCCATGCTAGTCAAACTTCCTCAAATCCCATGAGGAGGGTGACATGGATCAAAGGGACGTTTCTTAAGCTCCTCGGTGACATCATATGGTGTCTGTGGATCATCGCTCAG GCTGCGCTGTTGAAAGAGTTCCCAAACAAGATGCTTGTGACTGTAACACAGTGTGTTTTTAGCACAGTGCAGTCCTTAGTCGTGGCAGCTGTGGCCGAGAGGGACTCCTCAAGGTGGAAACTAGGGCTAGATGTCAGCTTGCTCGCCATCATATATACG GGATTCATAGTCACTGGGGTTTGCAACTACCTACAAGTGTGGTGCCTGGAGATGAAAGGCCCTGTCTTTGTCAATACCTGGTTCCCTCTCTGCTTTGTCTTGACAATGTTCTGCTCCTCATTCTTCCTTGGGGAGATTGTTCACCTGGGAAG CATTTTAGGTGGAATCCTTCTGATTGGAGGACTTTACAGTGTTCTGTGGGCTAAAAGTAAGGAAACAGTGATTGAACCATGCGGCGATGCGGATATGACATTTAGTGCACAAGATGAGATAGAAGAGAGGAAATCTGAGGAGAATATGAAGGGTAGGGAAGAGCACAAGGAAGTATCAGCATATGCTGTTTAA